Part of the Mauremys reevesii isolate NIE-2019 linkage group 4, ASM1616193v1, whole genome shotgun sequence genome is shown below.
GCCAGCAGCAAGCAGGGCACCGGGCTTCCATCTGGCAGCGTGAGCTTGCTGTCCAAATCCTGCTTCCACCTCTGGCTGTTGCTGAACGTGCTGAAGTTAGTGACATCAAACATGATAATGCAGGCCGATGCCTCTCTGTAGTACAGCCGGGTCATGGACGTGAAGCGTTCCTGCCCTGCAGGGGCGGGGAGGAAGAAAAGAGGGGGAAGATGTTTTTTAAAGATCGTCTCTTTGGATTGGTCCATGCCGAGGATTTGCCCCACTTAAAGCCAGCTAGTGCCGGCCACCTCACACTGTGCCTCCAAGTACCCCTCTGAAGGAGGAAGGGCCACTATCCTCATTTTAGAtatgaggaaattgaggcacagagaagataagtgtcttgcccaagcaATTCAGCAGCACAGCTCATATTAGAGCTTAGAAGTTCCTGACCACCCACCATCCCCCCACCAATGTGCTCAAGTCACATGTCTCCCAagcctctgttttccagccaCTTTCCTCTCACTGTTATTTTTGTGGCCATTTAAGCCCATCTCATTTCCCACCTGCAGCTTGACCTCATCCCTGGTGAAGCCTGGCTAACAGCAGCAATACTTGGTCTAAACACAGCTGTTCGGAGGGTTCTAGTCACATTTTTCCCCGATCAGTCTTCACAGGGATTTTTTCCGAAATATGTGCTAGCACAACAGTGCTACAGGCTACATGCTGTATACATCTTGTAATGTTATGAACACTGTTCTCAGAAAATAACCTATCCATGTTAGTTAGAGGAACTGCCAGGACCCTGGTAACTACGCAGTTTGTGCAGTACAGTTTTAACCACAGGGTGAACAAGCCCTTTGGGCCTTACTATGCTACCAAAACGACTGTAGCTATGTCTACAATACCATTTACGTCGAtataatttatgtcgctcaggggtctGAATAAGCCACCCTTTGAACAATATAATTTACTCCGACTTAAGTGCTAGCATGGActgtgctatgtcagcaggagagcttctcccgctgaccatagctaccaccactcattgggggtggattaattaagtcaacgagagagctctcccaccggcTTAGAGCGGCTCCACTAGTGAGTtgacagcagcgcagctgcatcgcTGTAAACCCTCTAGGTAGCCACAGTCTGTGTCTAAACAGTGCCTCACCCCGTAGACAGGACATTTCTATTACATGCTTCACTAACACAACTGAAATGGGACTTGGTCAAATCTACACAGACCAACCCTTATATACCACGGGgtggatgatgattgtgttgtaacAACACAGCACTGTAGGTTTGGTAGCATTTACAGGCTCTTACGCTGGCAAGGGGTCAGCAATAATACATTCTCTACTTACCTCCCACTGCTATTTTCCCTGTGTGCCTTTTAGTCTGTAAGCACAGCAGGGCAGGAACTGGCAGTGTCTGAGAGTCTTGTACAGCCCTGAGCACATGGCTGGGGGTTAAACAACAATGCAGCAGCCATTAGTCCCACAAACCATAAATGGCCTCTTGGGTTTTCAGCTGGCATCTGCATGCTGCTGCAATTGGAACAACTTCTCCTTTTTTAATGATTAGATTGATGCCTGTGACACACTCACACCGGAAATACTGAAACAGGATAAAGCCACAGCTAGGAGTTTCACCAGTCACCCAGTCCTACAATTCCAtgctccaaccccctaccctgccccccccctcgaCGCTGCTCTGTCTCCTTTCTTTTTTGCTGCTAAGCTTTGATAGAGCTGGAAGCAGAGTTCTTCTGGTTCTCTACAGAGGCAGCTGCAATGAAAGTTTTCTCCATCCCACTGTCTCCCAGACACTGTGCCTCACCCCAACCCAGACTCACCAACTCCAGGGCCTGTAGGGGAATCCTGTCTCCATCAGGGGCGGCGGCAGCTGGGCAAGCAGGGCGCCTGCGCTGCGCGCCGCGCCCCCCGCGCTCCTcgggtcccctcttcctcctctctcctggcATCTGGGGAGGCGGGAGGCGCATTTGCTTCCCGCCCGCCGGCTGCGCGTGCGGCAGGCGCGCCCGGGAGCGCCGGAGCGCGGACTGCGCGCGCATGCGCGGGGCGGAGCCTCAAAGAGCCCGGGAAGACCGCGCCGGCCGCGCATGGCGGCGGCGCGTCCGCCCGCCCCCTCCGGTGGACCGACCGCCGCTGGGGGCGGCGCTCAAGCGAGGAGCCAAATGCCcccccccaggatgccgccccaagcgggtgcttggcccgctggtgcctagagccgcccctggtctccaTGATCACTTGATTGCTGTCTCTGATATGGACACTTATTCTCTAGGAAACCACTGCCCttttcacacaggccaccaaacagctgtcagATGGTAACTTTCAGGGCCCAATTCTTTTCTCATAGCAGTGGGAGTTTCTCCTGATTTAGCACTGAGGGCGAGGAGAATCAGCACTCTACTCATGGCAACCAGCCTGTGCTGTATTCAGACAGGGGTTCTAGAGAGGTGAAAAACGCTCCATCCAGATACACAtcaccttccctctctccccattCAGTCTGTGTTCCTTTTAAATAGTGGAAAGCATGCTGTGGAATTTATCAATCCATGCTGCTGTGTTCTCTCTAGACTAGCCACATGATTCAACGTTTAATCAccatagggggtgggggggggatgtacaccacaaaacagaacctTTGTTTTTTCCAACCCAAAATAAAGTCGTTGAGTTTTTTAAGGGTCTTTcgctgaagaagaaaaaaaagtcaaacaaGCTGGACACTTGGAAACTCTGTCCTCTACTGACTCCAGAGGCTTGTATGAGCTCACCTGCGATGTCCCATAGCTGAAGTCGCACCGTCTCGGACTCTGACCACTGCACCACCTTCAGAGCAAAATCCACTGTGAGGCCCCAAAGAGAGAAGAAATCTGATCAGGGATTGTGCGTTTCCCCCACCCATTTCTATCATTGGTTACAGTCATCTTGCTTTACAACTGATGGATGCTTTACTAGCAATGGCAATTCTCCTTCTAAACCCTGCTATTATTTACTCTTTCCCTGGGTACAGCCAACCCCATGTCCACCCTGCTCCCTCTGCATCATGCAGGCTAGAGCTTCGCCTACATCAGCATTTTGTGGGAAGTCTCCTGCCATTGCAGCTCCACCAGTACTGGCTGCAGCAGGAGCACTAGCATAGAAAAAGCACTGGGATTTTCACTGCCATGTTGTTTATAGCCACTTTGAGCAGGGTTAGATAACCCactgcggggagggacagctcagtggtttgagcatttgcctgctaaacccagggttgtgagctcaatccttgagggggccacttagggaatctagggcaaaaaatcagttcttggtcctgctagtgaaggcagggggctggactcaatgaccttccagttctaggagataggtatctcTCTTATTATTATTACTCCCACTTGCTAGCACTGCTGGAGCTGATCTGGTGCAAGATATCACCCCAAACTGTGGCATAGATGCAGTCATGCTGTCATTTAGGAAAGAGGAAAGCAAGGTGGGATTAGCTCGCTGTTGGACTAACTCTGCTCCCGCCAAAGCCAgccctgacttcaatgggatcagtaTTCGGGCCACCACTCAGGTttgtgaaaatcccacccaaagcTCTTGATTTGCAGAATGGGACTCAAAACCCTACTTGTAAGTCTTATGCTAAACTAGCAATGCTGGGCAAGCACCGTGGCTGGAGTCTTTTGGGGCAGAGAGAGCCTTTTTGTTCACAgtttgcacagtgcctggcacaacagcGGCCTGGCTGGGGTTCTTAGGTGCTACAGTAGAGGAAATAATAAACGGGATCATCAAAGGAAGATTAAATTCACAGGGAGAGTTCTGAAGAAATAAGCCTTCTCCAGCACCTGATCTTGAGAAATAACAATGTAAACTAAAAAAATAACACAGGTAATCTTATTACACAGAGAGCTTTACAGGagacctccccttcccccagtcaTCCGGATTTACTTTTCATTTCAGTCAAGTGTATTTGGATTGCACATTTTGTGCCCTTGATACACAGTTTCAATGGCAGGCAGGACTAATCAGATCATTTTGATTAGGGGCCAATATACACAATGGGGAtagtttaaaatgaaaagtcaGCCTTGCTAatcttgcttttttaaaaactgattgatCCTAGATCAAAATGGAAGAAAATGGCAATTAAACAGCTATGTttagtaattttttaaataaagcaaaatgTATCAACACATTAAAAATAAGCACTGCCATCTGTCAGAATCTAGCGTTGGTTCTTCATAAATGCACAAGAATTTACAAAATTagccaatttttttgttttgtttttacttgtcTCCATTTTGTGCTGCCTGAAACAATACAGATGTGTTATTTGGGGAGCAGTTTTTCCTTTCACACACAACCTCCGCACTCCAAACCAAATCAATCCCAAGTGCCCAGTGAGCATAAATACACACACCTGACCTACATTTTTCAGGAGTGACACAAATCAGATGGGCTGCAATCCAAAGGAAGGCTGTCCAGTTGAGCTAATATCTAATTCAGTGGTTCTGAAACTTTCTGAAGCTAGAGATTTATTTTCTAACGAttgaggacagagagagaatACATCACCCCTGCTGCTGCAAATGATCAAAGCTGTGTGTAAGTGCACGTTTTGCAAGGCCAAATCCAGGCACTTTGTACATCACTGTCTCAGTGGGGTGcaggcccccagtttgagaacctctgacctAGTTCTTCATCTTggattctccagcagagagattaaagtaagggtgtgctttgaaAAAGAGGAAAAGCACCAACACTGGCCTCTATTATTCTGTCCCACTCAGACACCATTTGGATTGAGCCTTAGTGCCTCCTGCACTTGGCCTGTTATTCAACCCTGCTATGTTAGCGTTTATAGCTGGGCTGGATGATGTTTTCAAACACAGGATTGTTTCCACACACTATTAAGGTCCTGCATGCAAAAGTCAACTGTGTTGCAAGTCTCTGTTATGATGCGCTTGTCCCAAAGTCTATACTTAAATGTTTAGTAGTGATTTAACAATGCTACATAACACAGCCTTAAATTCTAGCATAAACAGGACACAGACATTTGCATTATAGAACAAATATTTGGGCTGCGGCTACACCAGACTTTACAACTGAGTTAATTAACACATCATACCACAACTAAAAATTCAAGGGCCCGCTTAGCCTTTAAAGTGTCAAACACTCTTAACTGTGTTCCCCAACCCTGCTAACCTTGTGCTCATTCAAAATCTCTCCTCTGAGAAATTCAGGATGAAAGACtattgcaggggtcagcaacctctggcacacggctcaccagggtaagcacgctGGCAGGCCGTGCCAGTCTGCTTACCTGCTGCGTcgacaggttcggccgatcacggctcccactggctgcggatcgccATCACAGGCCAacgggggcggcaggaagccatGGCcaagcacatccctcagcccgcggcgcttcccgccgcccccattggcctgggacggcgaaccgcggccagtgggagccgcggtccgccgaacctgccgacgtggcaggtaaacagacTGGCACGGCCTGCCAGCGTGCTTACCCTgccgagctgcgtgccagaggttgccgacccctggactattGCGATCCTGTCTATGTGGAAGCTATCTGTCTATCCCAGTTTGCTACAAGGTGTTCAAAGTATGGATACCATTCTTGATACCGGTCTTCCAACCTGGCCATAACTAGCATGGTTTCATTGCACACAGAAATTTAGTTTCTGCTAGAGTGGCTTCAACTATGTTATAAAATAGGGAACAAGGCCAAGGCCAAGCATTAACCATGTCATGGGACTAAGGTGCCGTCACCAGGTCCTCCAACACAGCTGGTTTTACAGTGGAGATAGGACCTCAAACTGTTACCTAGCAGTGTTAAGAGGTTGTAACATACATTCGCTAGCAGGTTTGTTTATAGCTGCAATGCTGCTAGGATGGCCATTTAAACAATATTCCTTTCCGCCACAGGCAAGACGACCACGGAGATTAGAGGAACCTTGGAAAATGTATTCCAAAGCAGTTCCCATACCTGATAACCAACCATAGCTGGTGCTCCCAGCATAGGGAGGGCCTTAAAGAGAAGTTGGCTTCAGGTTCTCATTGGGCAATTTGTAATGATCAGAGACCTCAGAGTTACAGCTCATCAGGATGTGTTTGTGCTCAAGTGGCTAGAGTCAGACTGCCCAGATCCTTTCCTGTAGGATCAGAAAAATTACTAGCCCATCTGTCAACAGGGGGCTAATTAAATAACAGGTGTAAAACAACATGAAGTCCTCAATTGTAAGATGCTGCAGGAACTGCAAAAGATTATACTTGCAGGCTGAAAACTGCTCCTTTTATTGAGTTACTTCAGGTTTTTACTGCTGGGGGGTATAGGAGAAACAATTTTCACATCTCAGCCTGTGAGCAAAGGACCCTCAATAAATAAGAATAATACAACAGCTTTCATCTTAAAATGACCCCAGAGCACTTAACAAACACAAGATAAAttatggcctacattttcaagagtgactaGTGATTCTGGGAGCCCAATATAAAAGGACCTACTTTTCAGAAAGTCCCAGGCATCCACCCTCTAAAAATCTGGCCTCTTTGCACCccaaatctcttttgaaaatgtagaccaCAAACTACTTCAACCAGCACTGAAATGTTGGCatttctggggtggaacatggaACACAACAGCTATTTAATGGCACACAGCAACATTAGGCCGCAGTGGTCCACTCGTATAGTATGTGCTAAGAGGCAACCATCCTAATTTCTCCCTTTATGCCAATAGTAATTCCTTCCACACATCAATCCTTCATTAAAACAATCCTTTAAAACTCCTTGCCTTCTCATGGAGACAGCTGTTGACAAAAGTCCTTGTTGACAAATATGCAGTGGTAAAAGATGTCCAAGGTATCTTCCTTTCGGATAGCTGCTCCCCACTACCATCTTTCTGGGAATCAAATTCTGCAGCTCTTGCTCAGGTCAAACTCTCACTGACATCAATAGGAGTTTGCCTGTATATATACTGCAGAATTTGCCCCAGTAAGACACTATTGATGGGAAGGCAATGGAAGCCCTAGCAAGGAAAGGGAAGTCACACAAAGGACTTCTAACTACAAACCAGCATGTTCTAATAAGCTTAATAATACTCCACAGTGGCATAGTGCTTCCAATCTTCAAAGCAGTGCACAAAAATTATAATTTAGCAAATGACAATGCAATCCACAGAAAAATATACATCCCAAGCCAGGAAAATATTCCACATTTAGAGACACTGAACATATAGTTTAGAACAGAGTGAAGGAGTATTGGACAGTTTTGCTGATTTTCCCCCTTACAAATAGATCACTGCAGGCCGCTATCTTTTGATAATCACTCACCTCCCACGGTGGATTTGTAGTGCTTGTTGAAGCTGTCGTTGGCATATCGCTGGACCAGCGACGTCTTCCCAACCGTGGCATCTCCAACAATGAGAACTTTAAACATATGGTCATTATACCCCATTTTTGTACCAAGCAAACACGACCACCCTCTCTTTATTATTCAAGCATCTTTAGTCTAATCTGAGCACACGTAACCCAAGGAAGATGGGGGAACCGAAAACCACTTTTTCCTGTGGAAAACTCTTACAGAAGTAGACACACATGTGCTAGCCAAAGTTTGTAAATACttatttcccctctcacagcCACAATCTGCTCTGCACAACACACGCAGACAGAGTGGTCTAGTTTCTGTATAACTTTCTGCTCTTCCCTGGAAATGCAGTGTTTTGTACAGAATGCACTTCACTTAGAGAGAGGGGCACACCATTACCTAGCTACAGTACATAACTTTCTGCTTCCTCCTGCAAGCATGGCCTTCGCTGTACCGCTCACTCAGAGAGGCAGATCTAGCTTCTTAATAACTTCTGCTCCCTCTTGCAGACACACGCCCCTCTGTTCGGCTTGCAGTGAAAGCAAGTTAAAAAATAACTAGTCACAAAGAAGAATTATCCACAGGATGAAGGAGGAGAACATAAAATAAATCAACAGCCAAACCCAGAACGTTTCCTGGAATTTCAGTCTTCATGCAGTTGCACTGGAGGGAGAGCTGAGCCCTGCCACACTCATCACACAAGTTGGGGGGACGCTTCCCCACACTACGCAATGGTTGTTTCCTCTGCTTACTACTAGGAAGGATGGAGGTAAAGACCGAGCCCTGCTTCCGCCTAGTGGGACAGAGCAGAAGCTGCTCCTCCTTCAGCAGCCGCCAGCCCCTTTGCCAGCTGCTGTCATGTGAGAACGTCAGGTGGCTGCACTAGCCCCGCCCCACCCAGAAAACTGCATTACCCATCAGGCACCTCGGGGAAAAGTGAGACAGAGAGGGGAGTCTGTGGGCGCAGGGGCTGGTGGGAAGTGTAGTCTGTAGGGAGGAGAAGCGTGACTGCTCTCTATTCTTAAAGGGACACGCTGTGCTTTTTGTAAagctgcttctccctctctctctactGTTGGATCAGTGCCCTTTTTTTAGTAAAAGAGCGGCCCCTACACAGGATTACATTTAGGCCATTTACCCAGCACTGTGTGTGGTGCAGAAGTAAACTTTGCagactgagagccaggactcctgggttctagttccATCTCGGAGAGGCAGTGTAGCCTATAGGTAGAGCAGTGGGGGGGCCAAGACTCatgggattagggtgaccagacagcaagtgtgaaaaatagggagggggggtggtaataggagcctatataagaaaaagtcccaaaaatcaggactgtccctataaaattgggacatctggtcaccctacatgggaTCTAATCTCACCTCTATGACTCCCTTGGTGCAGCCTAGGGGATAGTGCGTGGGATGGACTCAGGATTCCTGCATTCTTTTGCCTGACTGGCCAGCTGAGTGCCCTTGGACAAGCCACTTCCccaccccgtgcctcagttttccagtctgtaaaaaggggataatgacactgaccacctttgtaaagtactttgagagctactgatgaaaaggTCTATCTAATAGGTATTGATTGTTGCTTAATGACTTTTTTATTCAAGTCCTTTGTGTGACTTCCCTTTCCTTGCTGAAACTCATTTATTCCACAAAGGCATGGTCATGGACCGCCACCCCACCaatgaatttttttatttcaattactgacattttaaaaactttgatTTTTCAACTTTTTTATCATTGAAATTTCAAATATAAAAAAGGATGAATgtatcacccccccacacacacacacctccaaaGTCACAAATAATTCACCCAGCTTCTCTTCCAATTTGGTATGTGGTCAACATTTTctgaattttgatgaaaaaatgtttggttcaaattttgaccaaaaaagGTAGATATTTTCCCAGTTTCTTTCCCATATTTTCCAATAATTTCTATTAATTAATGCGCTCCTATGAAATATCTTCAGCCCATGTATCACATCTGAATTGTATTTGCCATATCCAGTTGGCTGTAAATACTGTGAGTTCTTCAAAGACATAACAACTTCTATGAGTGTATGCACCTGAGTACACAGACAGCGTTCAATAAGCACATTGCttactgacttcaaagggatgAAGTGCGGTTTAATTAAGAGCTACAAAAGATATGGAAATTGTCAGAAGAAAGATACTATGTAAGCACATATTGTAATGAACTGCTGCCACGGCCCTTATGCTGTGTAGAATGCAGTCATAGGCCCTATAATGCTAAgagctaatggagattctccttcaGCTCAGGTGGTAAGGGCTTGTGCATTTAAAGCAGGAGGAACTGCATTTGATCCTGGGTACAAAGTCTCAACTGGGCACAGACCAGGAATTTCAGCATTAGTTAAGATTAAGTATAAACTGCACTTGTACgctgtttggagcagggactgttttcagggccggctttaggcctattccaccaattctcctgaatcgggccccgtgcctaagagggccctgcgcccagtgagaatcccttccctggctagaggagccttcttaatttttactcacccggctgcgccccaggtcttcggcggcacttcgacGGCGGGtacttcacttgctctgggtctttggcggcaggccctctggcggcgggtccttctgtgccaccaaagacctggagcgagtgaaggacctgctgccgaaatgccgccacagactcggagcaccgcccggtgagtacaagccccacctgttgttttttttaagtcatccaaactgttcaaattgggccctgcacttcctaaagccggccctgttttCACTGTATGTTTCTATTACACAGTGAGGTATTCCCATGGTTGAGACCGGTAGACACTATCGCACTCTAAATGTTAAATAATGATTAAACACAAAGGGTGGATTGAAGAAATAATCATGAAAAAAGTTCTCCTAGAATCTGGGTCAAGGATAAAAGGAATTTTGATTTGTTAAAATTTTGTCGAAAGAAAGAACCTAGCAAATTTGTAGGTTTTGCTCCGATGTCTCAGGCCTCGCTCAGTCCAGCTTCCAATCAGGTATCAGACCACCTGTTCTAATGTTAAATTCACTAGGAACAACACAGAGGAGAGTAAGACCAGTGGGCATGAGCAAGATATAAGCAGCTTGCAGTAACGCCAGCTTTTGTGATATctggccccagcttctggagtcttGCGATCACAGgatctcacttaaaaaaaaaaaaaagaaatttaagTTGTAGCCCTTGCAGTTGTATAGAAAAATTAGAAAATGCCCTAATGGCTGAAAAAcgagaaggcaaataaaaatagctcaacattaggaaaaaaaatctcatgatttttaagagaGTCTGACTCAAAGGCAGGATTTCATCCAAGATTTTTGAACACTCAGGGTTGGCATAAAGGACCAAAAGCAAGGTTCTGTCTGCAAAAACAGCCATTAAGAAATCTTCTCACAGATTCCAGTGAATAAATAGACAGTGGCAAGAGACCTATTTGGTTTTTATTCATAGTGGGCTGTTAGTTAGAGGAAGCAGAGTGATGGGTACTTCCAATTAAAGGGGACTTTGCAAAACAAAAGTTACTTCTCACCTGCAAATGCCTGCTTCTGCTTTTTCTGTAAAATTtatacatttctctctctctgtcacacacacacacacacacactggagaaTCAGAACTCAAGAATGGCAAGTTATGCAGCATGATATAGATTCAGACAAGAGAGACTTTGGGAGTAAATGAAGTCTCACTGTTTTTCACTTGTCCTTAATGCAGTGAGACCGCTTGGGTTGGTTTCAGAAAACACAAGGCGACCCTTGCTCAGACGAGCAGTCAAAAAGCACATCCATACAGGATAAGAAATGGTCcatggtctttaaaaaaaaaaaaaaaaaaaggctgcagCTGTAAGGAACGCAGCACTGGTTGTGGGCTCCAGTACCAGCAGGTCTGGGAGGTTGCTTAGCATTCACTGTGCATGGGCCCAAGTGTCCTTAGCTGGCATAGACCTTGACAAACAGATTACGGGAGAAGAGGAGATACATGTTAATAGAGATGCCCTGCCATCAGAGATTGTGATTACAAAAACAGCAGAGGGTTCTGACGCCACATCATGTGGCTGAAAAAACAACAGCATTCTCCGTCTAGAACTCACGCTGAATTTACAGGAAGCCATCTGAACGCAGCGCAATGGCTGGGATGGGTAGAGGCTGGTAGGCTGCAATCATGGGACACGTGTGGCTTGCTGTGCATACAAATTTTTACATATATTCCATTGATTGTTACAACTCTGAGTTGCTAGAGAGCTTTAGTGAGAGCCAAGATGAGCTCAGAGAAAGATCTTTAATCAAGTGGCTGCTGGACTTGACATACATTAAAGCACAATGTACTAGGCAAGATGTTATTAATTCAGACAATGTACCATGTTCCAAATCAATTATTAAGCCAGATGTGCCACATGAATAAGCCACTCATGCAAACCCCTTAGCATAAACAAGGACAAGAGAGCAACCTTTGACCAACCGCGTGAACTCCTGCCTTTTGAAATCCACTGAGAATAGACATCAGCTTCCTGGCTGTCCACTCGGTGACCCTGCCACAGGCCTAGCCAAGTGGCTAAGCTGCCAGCGCTTCCTTGTTCAAGTTTATAATGCTTGAATCAAAAGGTTATCCTTAAAGCTGACTGGCAAGCTGTCTTGCACATACACTCCCTTcacccacattttttttttcaacaaccCCTCCACAAtgttaaaaagtgttttttgtgtgtgttataaAAGTTCCCATTTTGTTGAAAAGCCATTTCTATTTAAAAGATGGAACTATTTCAACCAGTTATGTCTCTCTCCGATGCAAGCAGGGACAGCTGCATGCTTCTCCCTTCCGAAATAGGGGTAGGGATCCAGACTGTTGACTGTCTGGGACCTTGCTccagcaggggccaggcagctcccTTCCTCAAGGACATCCTCAGCTTGTAGGATCTAGTCCTGTGGGCGACTTTCAGCCGGCCTCTGTTTGCATTACGTAACTATTAGAGAGCAGCTTGGCATGATCTGTAAGAGTAGGGGCCTGTCCTGGCAGCCCAAAATGCCCTATGTGTGCTGGTTTGGTGTCTTCCTTCAGCCCTGTGGTAGCTGAATGTGAAGTAATGGTGTCAATTCTTTGGGATCCTCTATAGAAACTGCAATAGAATTTTCCCAGTCCTCCCTCTGCTAGCCTGCAGATCCAAGTCATCTATCTGTAACCTCGCCTTTCCTCTCCTCAGCTGAGCCAGTGCTGCAGGGAAGCCTTGTATCACACTAAGGACTTTTACATGGTTAGGCTACAGCACACATGAAGTATTTAATGTTAAATTCCCAATACTCTTGTCAAAGTAAAGGAGCATAGCCCAGTTTGTGATTCAGTCTCTTTGGAAACTCTCATAGAATGAAGTGTTAAGACTGGACCATCCAGTTCAGTTCTCTACCAACACAAAGATGTTCCCTGAATTTTCTAGGGTGGAGTCTGGTTTTAAGTGCCTCAGACAATGGGGTTCCCACCACTTCACTTGGGAGACTACACCACTCTAAAAAGTCTCCCACGCAGAGGAAATCTTCCTCAATATTAATCTTACATTTCCCTTTTCCCAACTTTTAGGGATTTTGTCTGTGCCCAATCCGGCACACGAAGCTTATATCGCTCTGGAGGGCGCTTTCTCGGTGATTGAGCTGCTTTTCCACAACTGCACTAATTTGCCTCACAACCAATTCATACCAAAGGCGATCTATTCTAGTTTTATGCTGAAAGAGAGCATATACTAGTGTTATTCAATGGCCAATTCCTTATCAGACAAGATTGTACGTGTCAGCATCAAACCTGTAACCTTGGCTAGCAATAGCCTATGAACTAGATTTCTCTCTCACTTCCTGTTTACAGAAAAGTGTAAATATCTCCACTGAAGATACTAATTCTACCCTGATGTAGCAGTGTGAACAAAATCAGTTTTCAACTAATGGACAGGGTGAGCAGTGTTCAGAAATGATGACTTGAAGGAAAAAAGTAGGCCACAATCCACATAAATAAATGCCATCTTTATTTTaccaaatataatttaaaatcaGTTAAGTTGACATTTGTCAATTCAGTTATATCAACTATAAATATTTAAGACAGTCTTTTTTAATTTTCATACAAAGAGGA
Proteins encoded:
- the LOC120405049 gene encoding ras-related protein Rab-7L1-like isoform X2, producing MGYNDHMFKVLIVGDATVGKTSLVQRYANDSFNKHYKSTVGVDFALKVVQWSESETVRLQLWDIAGQERFTSMTRLYYREASACIIMFDVTNFSTFSNSQRWKQDLDSKLTLPDGSPVPCLLLANKCDLSPWAVTREEVDRFSKENGFSGWTETSVKENKNINESMRVLIEKMMASSTGDGDLSVSGRGDYINIKDASPPGWGCC